The DNA region TGGGCGCCCATCGTCGGGTGCGTGCGCTCGCCACTCTTGTACGCCTTCAGGGCGTTGACGATGTACTGCTCGTTCTGGCCGACGATGTGCGGCACATGGTATTCGGGGTAGGCGTTGGCATAGCCGGGCACGCCGTGGCAGCCATTGCAGGTGTAGACGAGCGTCCGTCCCCGGGCCTTATCCCCTTCGGCATGCGCCGCGGATGCGGCACACAGAGCTACAGCGATCAGACCAACCAGATGCAGACGCTTCATTAAGAGTTCCCTGGGTGCCGGGCGGGGCCGGGGTTGAACAGCCGTCGAAGTATAGAGGGCTGTCGCAACGGGGAACAACTCAGGCGTAAGTCCGCGTCAGAGAAGACTTTTGATGATGTGGAAGCCCGCGATGTACTCGCCGGCGATGGTGCCGACGCAGACCAGGAAGAAGTTGAGCAGGGTGCGGGCCACCCGATTCTTCCACCATCCGGTCCAGTGCGTGATGTCGTCACGCAGGTGTTCGAAGTCGAGCACGCGCGGCTTGCGGACCCACGCTTCGGCCATGGCGCTGAAGGCGCCGGACGGGATGCCGGGCCGGAAAGGCTTGAGCGGACCGGCGATGAACGCGGCGATGATCGACAGCGGATGACCGCCCGCGATCAGGGCGCCGAGCGCGGAAAGGCCGCCTGTCAGCAGAATCCAGCTCTTCACGGCGTCGGCGCCCAGGCTCGGGCTGCGGTAGAAGGCGAAGCCGATGGCGGCGAAGATCGCGAGCACCACGCCTACGGCGACGATCTTCGGCCAGTGCGAGGCGGGTGGCGTGACAGCGAGGTCATCCGCCGTCGAACGGGCATCGCCCTG from Luteibacter mycovicinus includes:
- a CDS encoding c-type cytochrome, with protein sequence MKRLHLVGLIAVALCAASAAHAEGDKARGRTLVYTCNGCHGVPGYANAYPEYHVPHIVGQNEQYIVNALKAYKSGERTHPTMGAQAQSMSDQEIEDIAAYLSSIAK